In Lates calcarifer isolate ASB-BC8 linkage group LG4, TLL_Latcal_v3, whole genome shotgun sequence, a genomic segment contains:
- the pter gene encoding phosphotriesterase-related protein — protein MSELSGKVQTVLGLVDPDQLGRTMTHEHLTMSFECCYFPPPLGDEEVAENPFQMRHMHWLRQNPYSCHENLLLQQETAAVREELLAYRKAGGGTIVENTTTGIDRDLPTLRQLAKDTGVHVVAGAGYYVDCTHTEATKKMSEEKLTDIIVSEVLHGADGTDIRCGVIGEIGTGWPITESEKKVLRASAHAQAQLGCPVIIHPGRNPAAPAEVVRILQEAGGDISKTVMSHLDRTIFDEGELLEFAKLGSYLEYDLFGTEMLNYPYNLEVDMPSDSQRVKTLAFLVKEGYEDKIVVAHDIHTKNRLTKFGGHGYSHILKNIVPKMLMRGISQHQVDKILIDNPKHWLTFK, from the exons ATGTCAGAGCTGAGCGGGAAGGTCCAGACCGTCCTGGGTCTGGTGGACCCGGACCAGCTGGGCCGCACAATGACCCACGAGCACCTGACCATGAGCTTCGAGTGCTGCTACTTTCCCCCTCCCCTGGGTGATGAGGAGGTGGCGGAGAACCCGTTCCAGATGCGGCACATGCACTGGCTGAGGCAGAACCCCTACAGCTGCCACGAGAACCTGCTCCTGCAGCAGGAGACCGCCGCCGTCAGGGAGGAGCTGCTGGCCTACAGGAAGGCCGGGGGGGGCACGATAGTGGAGAACACCACCACGGGCATCGACCGGGACCTGCCCACGCTCCGGCAGCTGGCCAAGGACACCGGGGTCCACGTTGTGGCAGGAGCAGGGTACTATGTGGACTGCACCCACACTGAGGCCACCAAGAAAATGAGTGAGGAGAAG CTCACAGACATCATCGTCAGTGAGGTGCTTCACGGCGCAGACGGCACGGACATCCGCTGCGGAGTGATCGGAGAGATCGGCACCGGCTGGCCCATCACGGAGAGTGAGAAGAAGGTGCTGAGGGCCTCGGCCCACGCCCAGGCTCAGCTCGGCTGCCCCGTCATCATCCACCCAGGCAGGAACCCCGCTGCTCCAGCTGAGGTCGTCCGGATACTCCAGGAGGCCGGCGGTGACATCAGCAAAACTGTCATGTCTCACCTGGACAG GACCATATTTGATGAGGGTGAACTGCTCGAATTTGCTAAACTGGGGAGCTACCTGGAGTACGATCTGTTTGGAACGGAGATGCTGAACTACCCGTACAACCTGGAGGTGGACATGCCCAGCGACAGCCAGAGAGTCAAGAC CTTGGCGTTCCTGGTGAAGGAGGGCTACGAGGACAAGATCGTGGTCGCACACGACATCCACACCAAGAACCGGCTGACCAAGTTCGGCGGCCACGGCTACTCCCACATCCTGAAGAACATTGTGCCGAAGATGCTGATGAGGGGCATCTCTCAGCACCAGGTGGATAAGATTCTCATTGACAACCCCAAACACTGGCTGACCttcaaataa